In one window of Pseudobythopirellula maris DNA:
- a CDS encoding peptidase produces MPRPILTSLFALLVVAAAQGATLQLKDGRTISGEVGHTTGVADDPFDPSPGAGAVPVTSTLIVDDGLRRTFLHKTAVRDILDGEDERQVKIRLWQNEADRGSAIGSVGQLVRLTPFDEFGRRIYEMRAAGGSLAVIQGVTEITPIYTRVEGLSAEPRSYVWDMRLATSSIPRDTLDRILRRALPQDDLDSRLQAVRLYLQGERYHDAQQELEAIRRDFPEAEGFEDDLRQLRQLAARRLIAELELRREAGQHRLVRRLLASFPPDGVAGATLRQVREMLDAYDNDDAKRREILGRLSRIVEGLSEPRARAVAGEILAEINAELSDVTLGRLTAFAELSKGSGSLSDEQLASLAISGWLLGTNQAVDNLQVALSLVRVRGLILEYLQCGDAGERERLLVDLRDAEGATVERVAELLRLMKPPLDILEAGPSEDDPSAKDQGAQQGAGAGVADITERGPGFYEIVRPLGDGHLRYLVQLPPEYDPLRSYPAIITLGGAGYRPETQLDYWAGAPAEGRAADGGALGRSGQSMRHGYIVVAVDWLGPQQSRYGFTSAEHLTVLAALRDARRRFAIDSDRVYLSGHDIGGDAAWDIGLAHPEHWAGVIPLLARADRYVGWYWKNAEFTPWYFVEGELDGGKVAASAREFDRYLRPRFDATLVEYLGRGHEAFSDEIQRLFDWMGRRRRGAAPEEFECFSLRPWDNYFWWVEAEGLPEKAMVAPAAWPPQRGVRAVPIRGRKYAGNKLGVFARTERVTVWLSPDLVSFDEPLEIELNGRRVTGRGDFVEPELGVLLEDARTRADRKHPYWAKVTAP; encoded by the coding sequence TTGCCACGCCCGATCCTCACATCGCTGTTCGCCCTCCTCGTGGTCGCCGCTGCGCAAGGGGCCACGCTGCAGCTCAAAGACGGCCGCACGATCTCGGGCGAGGTCGGCCACACGACCGGCGTGGCCGACGACCCATTCGACCCGAGCCCCGGCGCCGGCGCCGTGCCGGTCACTTCGACGCTGATCGTCGACGACGGGCTGCGGCGCACCTTCCTGCACAAGACCGCCGTGCGCGACATCCTCGACGGCGAAGACGAACGCCAGGTCAAAATCCGCCTGTGGCAGAACGAGGCCGACCGCGGATCGGCGATCGGCTCGGTCGGCCAACTCGTGCGGCTCACGCCGTTCGACGAGTTCGGCAGGCGGATTTACGAGATGCGAGCCGCCGGCGGTTCGCTGGCTGTGATCCAAGGCGTTACCGAGATCACGCCGATTTACACGCGTGTGGAGGGCCTCTCGGCCGAGCCGCGCAGCTACGTCTGGGACATGCGTCTGGCCACGAGCAGCATCCCCCGCGACACGCTCGACCGCATCCTCCGCCGCGCCCTGCCTCAGGACGACCTCGACTCCCGGCTGCAAGCGGTGCGGCTCTATCTACAGGGCGAACGTTACCACGACGCCCAGCAGGAACTCGAGGCGATCCGCCGCGACTTCCCCGAGGCCGAGGGCTTCGAAGACGACCTACGCCAGCTGCGGCAGCTCGCCGCCCGGCGGCTGATCGCCGAGTTGGAGCTACGCCGCGAGGCGGGCCAGCACCGGCTGGTGCGGCGGCTGCTCGCCAGCTTCCCGCCAGACGGCGTGGCGGGCGCCACGCTCCGTCAGGTCCGCGAGATGCTCGACGCCTACGACAACGACGACGCCAAGCGTCGCGAGATCCTCGGCCGGCTCAGCCGGATCGTCGAGGGGCTCAGCGAGCCGCGGGCCAGGGCTGTGGCCGGCGAGATCCTCGCCGAGATCAACGCCGAGCTGAGCGACGTGACGCTCGGCCGCCTGACGGCGTTCGCCGAACTCTCCAAGGGGAGCGGCTCGCTCTCGGACGAGCAGCTCGCGTCGCTGGCGATCTCCGGCTGGCTGCTCGGCACGAACCAGGCGGTCGACAACCTGCAGGTGGCGCTCTCGCTGGTGCGCGTGCGCGGACTGATCCTTGAGTACCTGCAATGCGGCGACGCCGGCGAACGCGAGCGGCTGCTGGTCGATCTGCGTGACGCCGAGGGGGCCACGGTCGAGCGCGTCGCCGAACTGCTGCGGCTGATGAAGCCGCCGCTCGACATCCTGGAAGCAGGCCCTTCGGAGGATGACCCTTCGGCGAAAGACCAGGGGGCCCAACAGGGCGCCGGAGCGGGCGTCGCCGACATCACCGAGCGTGGCCCCGGTTTCTACGAGATCGTCCGTCCGCTGGGCGACGGCCACCTGCGCTACCTCGTGCAGCTGCCGCCGGAGTACGACCCGCTGCGCAGCTACCCGGCGATCATCACCCTGGGAGGCGCCGGCTACCGCCCCGAGACGCAGCTCGACTATTGGGCGGGCGCCCCGGCCGAAGGCCGAGCGGCCGACGGCGGCGCTTTGGGCCGCAGCGGGCAATCGATGCGACACGGCTACATCGTGGTAGCCGTCGACTGGCTCGGGCCGCAGCAGTCACGCTACGGGTTCACCTCGGCGGAGCACCTCACGGTGCTCGCCGCGCTGCGCGACGCGCGGCGGCGGTTCGCGATCGACTCGGACCGGGTCTACCTGTCGGGCCACGACATCGGCGGCGACGCCGCCTGGGACATCGGCCTGGCGCACCCCGAGCACTGGGCCGGCGTGATCCCGCTCTTGGCCCGCGCCGATCGCTACGTCGGCTGGTACTGGAAGAACGCCGAGTTCACGCCGTGGTACTTTGTCGAGGGCGAGCTGGACGGCGGCAAGGTGGCCGCGAGCGCCCGTGAGTTCGACCGCTACCTGCGTCCCCGATTCGACGCGACTTTGGTCGAGTACTTGGGCCGCGGCCACGAGGCGTTCAGCGACGAGATCCAGCGGCTGTTCGATTGGATGGGCCGCCGTCGCCGCGGCGCGGCGCCCGAGGAGTTCGAGTGCTTCTCGCTCCGCCCGTGGGACAATTATTTCTGGTGGGTCGAGGCCGAGGGGCTGCCCGAGAAGGCGATGGTCGCCCCCGCCGCCTGGCCGCCGCAGCGCGGCGTGCGCGCCGTGCCGATCCGCGGCCGCAAGTACGCTGGCAACAAGCTCGGCGTGTTCGCCCGCACCGAACGGGTGACCGTGTGGCTCTCGCCCGATTTGGTGTCGTTCGACGAGCCGCTGGAGATCGAGCTCAACGGCCGCCGGGTGACCGGCCGAGGCGACTTCGTCGAGCCCGAACTCGGCGTGCTCTTGGAAGACGCCCGCACCCGCGCCGACCGCAAGCACCCGTACTGGGCGAAGGTCACGGCGCCTTGA